The following proteins come from a genomic window of Frankia casuarinae:
- a CDS encoding tyrosine-type recombinase/integrase gives MLLIFFSSRGWESWDVEAAPLIPERMPVLVDDDLRFEDGPGCVRPAAVVNRWLRELPACGVPAPRSWAAYARAVKDWVEFLAGHGIDVLGPREQLKLALGKYAEDRSAGPVERRLAASTWSQHISIVSMFYRWAMAEGYASAEPFTYRTAKAMVGGMVRDVRVNLAMRRTPKPHVTIKYLEADFATLLLNALAGLDRDGQADAGYAGRELARNRAVVGLALATGLRLQEFSSLLVYEIPTPPSRPGALPVPSGVAKGRKFRTSWISVEALRVVHDYVTLDRAAAVEGASWCPPARWGPALRVSEPDMRGGRINGVRRDWDALTPGERRRLVAPDGGSCLLAVRSDGGPFTAWATVLERASDRIRARVELRFPHVHPHRLRHSFAMATLERLVDGHYRRAAELVAAGGDGGPDAALALYLSKADPLLVLRDLMGHSSVTTTEAYLRRLDTTRIFGEAYARAGAAAGLADDPAADTEVAAEFTDEPGEDD, from the coding sequence ATGTTGCTGATCTTCTTCTCGTCACGGGGGTGGGAGTCGTGGGATGTCGAGGCAGCGCCGCTGATCCCCGAGCGCATGCCGGTGCTGGTCGACGACGATCTGCGGTTCGAGGACGGGCCGGGGTGCGTGCGGCCGGCGGCGGTGGTGAACCGGTGGCTTCGTGAGCTTCCGGCGTGCGGTGTGCCGGCGCCGCGGTCGTGGGCGGCGTATGCGCGGGCGGTGAAGGACTGGGTGGAGTTCCTGGCCGGGCACGGCATCGACGTGCTCGGCCCGCGCGAGCAGCTCAAACTGGCACTTGGGAAATATGCCGAGGACCGGTCGGCGGGGCCGGTGGAGCGGCGGCTGGCGGCGAGCACGTGGAGCCAGCACATAAGCATCGTGAGCATGTTCTACCGGTGGGCGATGGCCGAAGGCTATGCGTCGGCCGAGCCGTTCACCTACCGGACCGCGAAGGCCATGGTCGGCGGCATGGTGCGTGACGTCCGGGTGAACCTGGCGATGCGCCGAACTCCGAAACCGCACGTCACGATCAAATATCTGGAAGCCGACTTTGCGACGTTGCTGCTGAACGCGCTGGCCGGGCTGGACCGGGACGGTCAGGCGGATGCTGGCTATGCGGGGCGGGAGCTTGCCCGTAACCGGGCGGTGGTCGGGTTGGCGTTGGCGACGGGCCTGCGGTTGCAGGAGTTCTCGTCGCTGCTGGTCTATGAGATCCCGACGCCGCCGTCCCGGCCGGGGGCGCTGCCGGTGCCGTCCGGGGTGGCCAAGGGCCGTAAGTTCCGTACCAGTTGGATCAGCGTCGAGGCGCTGAGGGTTGTGCATGATTATGTGACGCTGGACCGGGCCGCCGCGGTGGAAGGAGCATCATGGTGTCCGCCGGCCCGGTGGGGTCCTGCGCTGCGGGTGAGCGAGCCGGACATGCGTGGCGGGCGGATTAACGGGGTGCGCCGGGACTGGGATGCGCTGACGCCGGGCGAGCGGCGGCGGCTGGTCGCTCCGGATGGTGGTTCGTGCCTGTTGGCGGTCCGCTCGGACGGCGGACCGTTCACCGCCTGGGCGACCGTTTTGGAACGCGCGTCGGATCGTATCCGGGCACGTGTCGAGCTGCGGTTCCCGCATGTTCATCCGCATCGGCTGCGGCATTCTTTCGCGATGGCCACGTTGGAACGGCTGGTGGATGGGCATTACCGGCGGGCCGCCGAACTGGTGGCGGCCGGTGGAGACGGCGGGCCGGACGCCGCGTTGGCGTTGTATCTGAGCAAAGCCGATCCGCTGCTGGTGCTGCGGGATTTGATGGGTCACTCATCGGTCACCACGACGGAGGCTTACCTTCGCCGGTTGGACACCACCCGGATTTTCGGGGAGGCGTATGCGCGAGCCGGCGCGGCGGCCGGCCTGGCCGATGATCCGGCGGCGGACACCGAGGTCGCGGCGGAGTTCACCGACGAACCTGGCGAGGACGACTGA
- a CDS encoding IS630 family transposase, with protein MLDAARGYSNARIARRLCVTEDTVRTWRGRFARRREAGLVDLPRSGRPRRISEAERAEVVALACQLPAETQVPLARWSCPELAAELLSRGLVDAISASSVRRILAEHPIKPWRYQSWIFARGPGFAAKAKVILDLYEGFYQEEPLGPEDRIVSIDAKPSIQARARIHPTTPPAPGRIIRVEHEYERHGALALLPALDVQTGRIAAVLTPPTTGIAPFMELMGQVMAQDRYRTAKRVFVIVDNGSDHRGQASINRLRAAHPNRILIHTPTHASWLNQVEIFFSLVQRKVVSPCDFASLDVLADTLTAFVDRYNVTATPFKWKYTAADLERHLARLDDDTAPAVAGSVARLPVPPPDTNDHGSRVESEPSARALAQAA; from the coding sequence GTGCTGGACGCGGCCCGCGGCTACTCCAACGCGCGGATAGCCCGGCGACTGTGCGTGACCGAGGACACGGTCCGCACGTGGCGGGGCCGGTTCGCGCGGCGACGCGAGGCGGGACTGGTCGACCTGCCCCGGTCGGGTCGGCCACGGCGGATCAGCGAGGCGGAACGGGCCGAGGTCGTCGCGCTGGCCTGCCAGTTACCTGCCGAGACCCAGGTGCCGCTGGCCCGCTGGTCGTGTCCGGAACTCGCCGCCGAACTGCTCTCCCGCGGCCTGGTCGACGCGATCTCGGCGTCGTCGGTGCGGCGGATCCTCGCCGAGCACCCGATCAAACCGTGGCGCTACCAGTCCTGGATCTTCGCGCGCGGCCCGGGCTTCGCCGCGAAGGCGAAAGTGATCCTCGATCTCTACGAGGGCTTCTACCAGGAGGAACCCCTCGGCCCCGAGGATCGAATCGTCTCGATCGACGCGAAGCCGTCGATCCAGGCGAGAGCCCGGATCCACCCGACCACCCCGCCCGCCCCGGGCAGGATCATCCGGGTCGAGCACGAGTACGAACGTCACGGCGCGCTCGCGCTGTTGCCCGCGCTCGACGTCCAGACCGGGAGGATCGCCGCCGTGCTGACCCCGCCGACGACGGGCATCGCGCCGTTCATGGAACTGATGGGCCAGGTCATGGCCCAGGACCGCTACCGGACGGCGAAGCGCGTGTTCGTGATCGTCGACAACGGCTCCGACCACCGAGGCCAGGCCTCGATCAACCGACTCAGGGCCGCCCACCCGAACCGCATCCTGATCCACACCCCGACACACGCCTCATGGCTGAACCAAGTGGAGATCTTCTTCTCGCTCGTCCAACGGAAGGTCGTGTCACCCTGCGACTTCGCCAGCCTCGACGTGCTCGCCGACACCCTGACAGCGTTCGTCGACCGCTACAACGTCACCGCCACACCGTTCAAGTGGAAGTACACCGCGGCCGACCTCGAACGCCACCTCGCCCGCCTCGACGACGACACAGCACCAGCCGTCGCGGGCTCCGTCGCTCGGTTGCCCGTCCCACCACCCGACACCAATGATCACGGGAGTCGGGTGGAGTCCGAACCAAGTGCCAGAGCCCTCGCGCAGGCCGCCTAA
- a CDS encoding transposase, which produces MLPLRLITNVLTTQASVPDVKATEIVQASLAERGLTPGEHYLDAGYSSADLIHDAATRGITMVTPALLDHSPQAKANAGFDKAAFRIDWKARQVRCPQGHTSTAWYPVRQHERDAIVVAFARTDCHPCPTQKACTTSTRRTRYLSLRPRELHETLATARAEQATDTWKTRYALRAGIEGTINQALDVTGLRNARYRGLPKTRLQHAFSATAVNVLRLDAHWNPDQPPFTPRASRLTRLSQQRTTPTAN; this is translated from the coding sequence GTGTTGCCGTTACGGCTGATCACGAACGTTCTCACCACCCAGGCGAGCGTCCCGGACGTGAAGGCCACCGAGATCGTCCAGGCCAGCCTCGCTGAGCGTGGCCTCACCCCGGGCGAGCACTACCTCGACGCCGGCTACTCCAGCGCCGACCTCATCCACGACGCCGCCACCCGGGGCATCACCATGGTCACCCCAGCCCTCCTCGACCACTCACCCCAGGCCAAGGCCAACGCCGGGTTCGACAAGGCCGCGTTCCGGATCGACTGGAAAGCCCGCCAGGTCCGCTGCCCGCAGGGCCACACCAGCACCGCCTGGTACCCCGTCCGCCAGCACGAACGCGACGCCATCGTCGTCGCGTTCGCCCGCACCGACTGCCACCCCTGCCCCACCCAGAAAGCGTGCACCACCTCCACCCGCCGCACCCGTTACCTCAGCCTGCGCCCCCGAGAACTCCACGAAACCCTGGCCACCGCCCGCGCCGAGCAGGCCACCGACACCTGGAAGACCAGGTACGCCCTGCGCGCTGGGATCGAGGGCACGATCAACCAGGCCCTCGACGTCACCGGCCTGCGCAACGCCCGCTACCGCGGCCTGCCCAAGACCCGCCTCCAACACGCCTTCTCCGCCACCGCGGTCAACGTCCTCCGCCTCGACGCCCACTGGAACCCCGACCAGCCACCCTTCACACCCCGCGCCAGCAGGCTCACCCGCCTCAGCCAGCAGCGCACAACCCCAACCGCGAATTAA
- a CDS encoding transposase — protein sequence MSLQPKGLPEIPAQTVAVARAAFPRGTLAMRLRDRLAEVLVDEPFTGAFGRRGAPGLPPAVLSLVTVLQFTENLTDRQAAAMAVRAIDWKYALGAELTDTGFDPTVLSRFRARLADHGLERVVFDRLLQACVDQGLIGGGRRARTDSTHVISAVRDLNRTELAGESVRAVLEALAVAAPGWLADTVGIDELAHRYGERVNGWTMPSSKTARDRLAVVFGQDALALCRAVAASTAPGWLGEIPAVAFLREMLVQTYYLSTDPVHRSPGTGGDRKAGRRQTGCPAWTSSLGLPLRPRCAVGGQGRRPVLVRLQGPPHRNLRPSPRSRSRSRRVAVTADHERSHHPGERPGREGHRDRPGQPR from the coding sequence CGGCTGGCCGAGGTGTTGGTCGATGAGCCGTTCACCGGGGCGTTCGGGCGCCGGGGGGCGCCGGGTCTGCCGCCGGCGGTGTTGTCGCTGGTCACGGTGCTGCAGTTCACCGAGAACCTGACCGACCGGCAGGCTGCGGCGATGGCGGTCCGCGCGATCGACTGGAAGTACGCGCTCGGCGCGGAGCTGACCGATACCGGGTTCGACCCGACGGTGCTGTCCCGGTTCCGCGCCCGGCTGGCCGACCACGGCCTGGAACGGGTGGTCTTCGACCGGCTCCTGCAGGCCTGCGTCGACCAGGGCCTGATCGGCGGCGGTCGCAGGGCGCGCACCGACTCCACCCATGTGATCAGCGCGGTCCGGGACCTAAACCGGACCGAGCTCGCCGGGGAAAGTGTGCGGGCGGTGTTGGAGGCCCTCGCGGTCGCGGCCCCCGGCTGGCTGGCCGACACCGTGGGCATCGACGAGTTGGCGCATCGCTACGGCGAGCGGGTCAACGGGTGGACGATGCCGTCGTCGAAGACGGCCCGGGACCGTCTTGCCGTGGTGTTCGGGCAGGACGCGCTCGCCCTGTGCCGGGCGGTCGCCGCTTCCACCGCGCCGGGCTGGCTGGGCGAGATCCCCGCGGTGGCGTTCCTGCGCGAGATGCTGGTGCAGACCTACTACCTGTCCACCGATCCTGTCCACCGATCCCCGGGGACGGGAGGTGATCGCAAAGCGGGACGCCGACAGACAGGGTGTCCCGCCTGGACATCGTCGCTTGGCCTCCCCCTACGACCGCGATGCGCGGTGGGCGGCCAAGGGCGACGACCTGTTCTGGTGCGGCTACAAGGTCCACCTCACCGAAACCTGCGACCCTCCCCCCGGAGCCGGAGCCGGAGCCGACGTGTTGCCGTTACGGCTGATCACGAACGTTCTCACCACCCAGGCGAGCGTCCCGGACGTGAAGGCCACCGAGATCGTCCAGGCCAGCCTCGCTGA